Sequence from the Leptospira johnsonii genome:
ACCCACTGCTTAGAAGGCAGTTGCTCTATCCAACTGAGCTACCGAGTCTTTTGTTTTGTAAAAGAGGGATTCGGGATGACAGGAGTTGAACCTGCGACCCTCTGTACCCAAAACAGATGCGCTACCACTGCGCTACATCCCGGATCGAAGTCCATGATTTCGTGGAAGGGCGCCATGTCAAGTCGCTTGTCTATTTGTTTGAGACAGTTTTTTCAGGTGCTCCAAAATGATATCTTCGGTCGGAGCTTTTGTAATGGCTTTTTCGAAGGCCTTTCTGGCTTCTTCCGGTTTTCCCAATTTGCTGAGCAAAACTCCGAAGGAATCCAAATAGGCGGGATTTTCCGGATCCAATTGCAGAGCCCGTTTGATATTTTCCATTGCCAGTTTGAGCTCTTCCGGATTCGGCTCTTTGCCCTCTAAAAGCAGATATGCCACCGAATTTAGGCTGTTTTTTTGCTCAGGTCTCAGTCGCAAAATTCTCAGGTGAGTCTCGATTGCGGCTTTCGTGTCCCCGGATTTTTCCAAGGCGGATGCTTTTAGGGAAAGAAGGATGATATCATCCAGTGAAAGTTTGAGACGCTCTTCCGTTTTTGCCAGAGCGGTTTTATAATCTCCGGTCCGGATCAAAGAATAGATCATCATTCTGAAAGCGTTGTCTCTTTCGGAGAATTTAGGGAATTCTTCCAATAGGTCTTCGATGACGGAGACACATTTTTTGTGATTTCCGGTCCTAGAACAACATATTGCGAAATTATAAAGTAGTTCCGGATCTTTCCCGGTCTCGGACATTTCCCGATCGATCAACGTGAGTGCGATCGTATAATTCTCTTTTAGGATTTCAGTGAAAATCCTACGTTTGGCTGGGATTTTTCTCGGAG
This genomic interval carries:
- a CDS encoding tetratricopeptide repeat protein; the protein is MEKKTPRKIPAKRRIFTEILKENYTIALTLIDREMSETGKDPELLYNFAICCSRTGNHKKCVSVIEDLLEEFPKFSERDNAFRMMIYSLIRTGDYKTALAKTEERLKLSLDDIILLSLKASALEKSGDTKAAIETHLRILRLRPEQKNSLNSVAYLLLEGKEPNPEELKLAMENIKRALQLDPENPAYLDSFGVLLSKLGKPEEARKAFEKAITKAPTEDIILEHLKKLSQTNRQAT